In one window of Cyanobacteria bacterium GSL.Bin1 DNA:
- a CDS encoding GAF domain-containing protein, producing the protein MHRSTSLVTELLGQLPHLRTQIYFKSSLTALSHAMEDQVFATADPPLVIASFQQERFYRQEAHRYRRLGKQSNHIYIFSALDTSFRENEQTCTTINFDPEDALAQEWHLTVIGKTFSSCLICRECPSNETHQPVALDSARRFEGIWTFDPEVTKTATSLLFDKILYYRPELESQIETARNNYLQETLKAESTSERVNPDAFVERLVTHLQAGQYRVIRAYSSIAKKEEKERLLRSLTNAIRQSLDLQEILEITVQEVGEALSACRCLVYRCRPDTTTATIEHEFLRNNISSLKDEVWPIEKNPLLHNVREKGTPVYIQYTATDSMIQNHPLLSSLVAEHQIYSWLLVPLLYQGQVIGMIELHHCDQQETAWSDQDIELVEAIAPQIGLALTQAEAYTNLEALNEQLEALEQTRSNLVAITGHELRTPLSTIQVCLESLVSEPDMSEELRQVMLSTALNDAERMRRLVQDFLTLSRLESGRIEWNPEPMSVEECIELSLSNIRGKNTETPLPIIENHAEANLPLAYVDGEWLVEVLAKLLDNACKFTQNNGKIILSAEPDNQDKVKVTIADTGRGIEPSRLETVFDRFYQEEGALQRTTGGTGLGLAICRQIVQKWGGEIWAESRGKNQGTQFHFTIPVARAAQVTSSVK; encoded by the coding sequence ATGCACAGATCGACTTCTTTAGTGACGGAGTTATTGGGACAACTGCCGCACTTGCGAACCCAAATTTATTTCAAATCCTCCTTGACTGCTCTTTCCCACGCCATGGAGGATCAAGTTTTTGCAACCGCCGATCCCCCACTGGTCATTGCAAGTTTTCAACAAGAACGGTTTTATCGGCAGGAAGCCCATCGTTATCGTCGATTAGGAAAACAAAGCAATCATATCTATATTTTTTCGGCGCTGGACACCTCATTTCGAGAAAATGAGCAAACTTGTACAACAATCAATTTTGATCCTGAAGATGCCCTCGCTCAAGAATGGCACTTAACCGTTATTGGCAAAACCTTTAGTAGTTGCCTCATTTGTCGGGAATGCCCTTCTAATGAGACTCACCAACCTGTTGCTTTAGATTCTGCACGACGATTTGAAGGCATTTGGACCTTTGATCCCGAGGTCACAAAAACAGCAACTTCTCTGCTATTCGATAAAATTTTATACTATCGACCCGAGTTAGAAAGCCAAATTGAAACCGCTCGGAACAACTATCTACAAGAGACGCTAAAAGCGGAATCAACCTCAGAACGCGTCAACCCTGATGCCTTTGTGGAACGGCTGGTGACCCATTTGCAGGCAGGACAATATCGTGTGATTCGGGCTTACAGCTCGATCGCGAAAAAAGAAGAAAAAGAACGTTTATTACGGTCTTTAACCAATGCCATCCGTCAATCTTTAGACCTGCAAGAAATTCTTGAGATTACCGTTCAAGAAGTGGGAGAAGCCCTCTCGGCATGTCGTTGCTTAGTCTATCGCTGTCGTCCTGATACCACCACTGCCACCATTGAACACGAATTCTTACGCAACAATATCAGTTCTCTTAAAGATGAAGTGTGGCCTATTGAAAAAAATCCTCTTCTACACAATGTCCGTGAAAAGGGAACGCCAGTTTATATCCAATATACCGCTACCGATTCGATGATTCAAAATCATCCACTATTATCCTCTCTTGTTGCTGAACACCAAATTTATAGCTGGCTATTGGTTCCCTTGTTGTATCAAGGACAAGTCATTGGCATGATTGAACTCCATCATTGCGATCAGCAGGAAACCGCTTGGAGTGATCAGGATATCGAACTAGTAGAAGCGATCGCGCCCCAAATCGGACTTGCCCTCACCCAAGCTGAAGCCTATACCAATCTGGAAGCCCTCAACGAACAACTCGAAGCCCTAGAACAAACTCGTTCTAACCTCGTTGCGATTACCGGACATGAACTGCGCACTCCCCTTTCCACGATTCAGGTTTGCTTAGAAAGCTTGGTGAGTGAACCGGATATGTCGGAAGAACTGCGACAAGTGATGCTTTCTACCGCCCTCAATGATGCCGAACGCATGCGTCGTTTGGTACAAGACTTCCTCACCCTCTCGCGCCTGGAAAGTGGGCGCATTGAGTGGAACCCCGAACCGATGTCCGTGGAAGAATGTATCGAATTATCCCTGAGTAATATTCGCGGTAAAAATACCGAAACCCCTTTACCGATTATCGAAAACCATGCCGAAGCCAATCTCCCGCTTGCTTATGTGGATGGGGAATGGTTAGTGGAAGTCTTAGCCAAATTGTTAGATAATGCTTGTAAATTTACCCAAAACAATGGCAAAATTATCCTCTCCGCTGAACCGGACAATCAAGACAAAGTGAAAGTCACTATCGCTGATACGGGTAGAGGCATTGAACCCTCCCGTTTAGAAACTGTCTTTGACCGCTTTTATCAAGAGGAAGGGGCATTACAGCGCACCACCGGCGGCACCGGTCTTGGTTTAGCCATTTGCCGTCAAATCGTCCAAAAATGGGGCGGCGAAATTTGGGCAGAATCAAGGGGTAAAAACCAAGGAACGCAGTTTCACTTTACCATCCCCGTTGCTCGAGCTGCACAAGTGACTTCAAGTGTCAAGTAA
- the glgB gene encoding 1,4-alpha-glucan branching protein GlgB: MSQNLTPEQVQKIVSNQHPNPFTVLGAHLIETQENQKKWAIRAYLPQAKAAWVRLPAAREEHPMHASHHPQFFECIIDLDGEPLINYQLRIQEKEHERVIYDPYAFPSPHFTEYDRYLFSEGNHHRIYEKLGAHPTTVRGVTGVYFATWAPNAQSIAIIGDFNHWEKGQHPMQKGESGIWELFIPDVQVGERYKYLIKGEDGEIYDKSDPYGFQQEVRPNTASIVTDLNTYTWGDSNWLEQRRHYNPLQSPISVYEVHLGSWLQGSVNDPPRSLQGEVSPVTMSGENWEARFLTYYELAETLIPYVKELGYTHIELLPLAEHPFDGSWGYQVTAYYACTSRYGTPQDFMYFVDQCHQNGIGVILDWVPGHFSKDIHGLALFDGTHLYEHPDPRRGEHKEWGTYVFNYARPEVRNFLEANALFWLDKYHLDGLRVDAVASMLYLDYQRQEGEWLPNEYGGRENLDAVAFLRQTNYLLFSYFPGVVSIAEESTAWPMVSWPTYTGGLGFNLKWNMGWMHDMLDYFSMDPWFRQFHQNNLTFSMWYHHSENYMLALSHDEVVHGKSHILGKMPGDEWQKFANVRCLFAFMFTHPGKKTLFASMEFGQWNEWDEQTPLDWWLLEYPFHHRLKNYVGDLNRIYRQEPALYEQDFAEEGFAWIDCNDHRHSVVSFIRRAQDSADFLVVVCNFTPQPHSHYRVGVPTAGFYQEIFNSDSREYGGSNMGNLGGKWTQTWTFHEQPYSLDLCLPPLAVVIFKLDPEKTKETEETS; this comes from the coding sequence ATGTCCCAAAACCTGACCCCAGAACAAGTCCAAAAAATTGTCTCCAACCAGCATCCTAACCCCTTTACCGTTCTGGGGGCACATTTAATCGAAACACAAGAAAATCAAAAAAAGTGGGCAATACGGGCTTATCTTCCTCAAGCTAAAGCCGCATGGGTGCGTTTACCCGCAGCCCGAGAAGAACACCCCATGCACGCCAGTCATCATCCTCAATTTTTCGAGTGCATCATTGATCTCGATGGGGAACCTCTCATTAACTACCAACTCCGCATCCAAGAAAAAGAACATGAACGGGTGATTTACGACCCCTATGCCTTTCCTTCGCCTCATTTTACAGAATATGACCGCTACCTCTTTTCAGAAGGAAATCATCACCGCATCTACGAAAAACTAGGGGCACACCCCACAACTGTCCGAGGAGTGACGGGCGTTTACTTTGCTACCTGGGCACCAAATGCCCAAAGTATTGCGATTATCGGCGATTTTAACCACTGGGAAAAGGGACAGCATCCCATGCAAAAGGGAGAAAGCGGGATTTGGGAACTGTTTATTCCAGACGTGCAAGTAGGAGAACGCTACAAATATTTGATTAAAGGGGAGGATGGTGAGATTTATGATAAATCTGATCCCTATGGCTTTCAGCAAGAAGTGCGCCCAAATACAGCATCAATTGTCACCGATTTGAATACTTATACTTGGGGCGATAGCAACTGGCTGGAACAACGGCGTCACTACAATCCGCTGCAATCTCCGATTTCAGTTTATGAGGTTCATTTGGGGTCTTGGTTGCAAGGGTCAGTCAATGATCCGCCCCGCAGCTTACAGGGGGAAGTGTCTCCAGTAACGATGTCCGGTGAAAATTGGGAAGCAAGGTTTCTCACTTACTATGAACTTGCCGAAACTCTGATTCCCTATGTGAAAGAACTGGGCTATACCCATATTGAATTGCTGCCGTTAGCCGAACATCCCTTTGATGGGTCTTGGGGCTATCAAGTGACGGCTTATTATGCTTGTACCTCTCGCTATGGTACCCCTCAGGATTTTATGTATTTCGTCGATCAATGTCATCAAAATGGCATTGGCGTCATTCTCGACTGGGTTCCCGGACACTTTTCTAAGGATATTCATGGTTTAGCCCTCTTTGATGGCACCCATCTTTACGAACACCCTGATCCGCGACGAGGAGAACATAAAGAATGGGGCACCTATGTTTTTAATTATGCGCGTCCCGAAGTCCGGAATTTCTTAGAAGCCAATGCCCTATTTTGGCTGGATAAATATCATCTGGATGGCTTACGAGTGGATGCAGTAGCGTCAATGCTATATCTAGATTATCAACGGCAAGAGGGAGAATGGTTACCCAATGAGTATGGGGGAAGAGAGAATTTAGATGCAGTGGCGTTTCTCCGGCAAACCAATTATTTGTTATTTAGCTATTTTCCCGGTGTCGTCTCTATTGCTGAGGAGTCCACCGCTTGGCCGATGGTGTCTTGGCCCACTTATACCGGCGGTTTAGGATTTAACCTGAAATGGAATATGGGTTGGATGCACGATATGCTGGACTATTTCAGCATGGATCCTTGGTTCCGCCAGTTTCATCAAAATAATTTAACGTTTAGTATGTGGTATCACCACAGTGAGAATTATATGCTGGCGTTATCTCATGATGAGGTGGTTCATGGCAAAAGCCATATTCTAGGGAAAATGCCAGGGGATGAATGGCAAAAGTTTGCCAATGTTCGCTGTTTATTCGCGTTTATGTTTACTCATCCTGGCAAGAAGACGCTGTTTGCATCGATGGAGTTCGGACAATGGAATGAATGGGATGAACAGACGCCATTAGATTGGTGGTTATTAGAGTATCCTTTCCATCACCGCCTCAAAAACTATGTCGGCGACCTCAATCGTATTTATCGCCAGGAACCGGCGTTATATGAACAAGATTTTGCTGAGGAAGGCTTTGCTTGGATTGATTGTAATGACCACCGTCATAGTGTTGTGTCGTTCATTCGTCGCGCCCAAGACAGTGCTGATTTTTTAGTCGTTGTTTGCAATTTTACCCCCCAACCCCATAGTCACTACCGCGTTGGTGTGCCAACGGCAGGCTTCTATCAAGAAATTTTCAATTCCGATAGTCGCGAGTATGGCGGCAGCAATATGGGGAATTTAGGGGGCAAATGGACGCAAACGTGGACGTTTCACGAACAGCCATATTCCCTGGATTTGTGTTTACCGCCTTTAGCGGTAGTCATTTTTAAGCTAGATCCAGAGAAAACCAAGGAGACTGAGGAAACGAGTTAG
- a CDS encoding HEAT repeat domain-containing protein: protein MQAVEKASSSEELVKAVWALSRSQSEAAIPMLIKVLGFNNPGAAVAAVEGLVQLGDVAVPTLIHDLDGYDYGARAWAIRALSRIANPEALEILLDAATSDFSLSVRRGAAKGLGQLRWDVLPPEARETAQRKVFETLKTVATDEEWIVRYAAIVGLESLAKQVFTAEIQEYLQQRQEAESDLTARSRTEFALRNLDALS from the coding sequence ATTCAAGCGGTTGAAAAAGCCAGTTCTTCAGAAGAATTAGTCAAAGCGGTGTGGGCACTCAGTCGCAGTCAATCGGAAGCGGCAATTCCCATGCTGATTAAAGTGTTAGGATTTAATAATCCGGGTGCAGCAGTGGCTGCGGTAGAAGGATTAGTCCAGTTAGGAGATGTTGCAGTTCCCACTCTCATTCACGACCTTGATGGCTATGATTATGGGGCGAGGGCATGGGCAATTCGAGCGTTATCGCGGATTGCAAACCCAGAAGCATTAGAGATTTTATTGGATGCAGCAACCAGCGATTTTTCCCTCAGTGTGCGTCGGGGGGCTGCGAAAGGTTTGGGGCAGTTACGCTGGGATGTTTTACCGCCAGAAGCCAGAGAAACGGCGCAGAGAAAAGTTTTTGAAACGCTGAAGACAGTTGCAACGGATGAGGAATGGATTGTGCGGTATGCTGCAATTGTAGGGTTAGAGTCACTGGCGAAACAAGTTTTTACAGCAGAGATTCAGGAATATTTACAGCAACGACAGGAAGCAGAATCGGATTTAACCGCGCGATCGCGCACCGAATTTGCTTTACGGAACCTTGATGCTTTGAGTTAA